In Phoenix dactylifera cultivar Barhee BC4 chromosome 1, palm_55x_up_171113_PBpolish2nd_filt_p, whole genome shotgun sequence, the genomic stretch ttcttttcgcataaaaaatttctgaaattcatgcttagccctctgcacgcacaccatCAATTATAgtactaaacacatgcccgcacgaatcctcacatactctccccgTTTAAGTCTTGACATCCTTGTCGGGCTaaagattcaaatctaatcacaagcaccacaattGGCCCGTGGTTAGCCCCAATAGATCTACGTTGCAGTGTCTTctagtccatataggttatgggTCGGATTCGCTATGATACCATTTGTCATAACTCATAATCTCATTCAAAATGGTAAACTAGAAGGTATTATTATCCCCATCTGTCTGAATGATTGGTCTCAACTCGGGAGGAAGAACTGGTAATAAGCACAAAACCATCCAAACTGGAGCAAGGGTAGCAACGGTTACTGATTACCTGACTGAACCACCAGGAGCTTCTTCTATGGCATCAATGCCATTCTCTTAGGTTCTTTGGTCTTatgtaagtacccaagatctatctagcgaataaccgatataggACAAAAACAcgtccgcacgggtcctcacactaGGTCCTAGGTTGGTTGTTCAAAGAGTTAACTATCATTTTATGTCCATTTTCCTTTTTGCATCATCAAACAGGGCATTTTGGGGACTAATTCAATAGGAATGGAAGCCATTCCTTGGGTTATAATGCGCGCATGAGGTAATTAAGAGAATGAcggttttatattttcttttcttttttctttttgtttagcGAAGAAAGAATATTGATGCCTATTTTCCTATTTGGCGACTCAATTTCTCTATTACTTTTAAGATCCTGGAAGGCAGGCTGTAGGATGCTGCATTGAAATTGGATTGGTTGCAGATATTCCCATTCAACATAAAAGGACTAACTGGAAGCTTAGTGACTCCCCCCTGAACTGATTTAGTTTGTGAGCTGTTTCATATTCTTTCAATTTTCTCATGGCCTGGAGTTCTTCAGGTAAGATGCTAAAAGATCCAAAATTTTCCACTGAGTATTTCTAAACagaacaaaattatgttccgcGACCAGTATTGCTCAGTTTTCCATTCAAGATTTAGCAGTAATTTTCAAGGGAAATAGTTAAGTTTCATATTAACTTTGTTCATTGCTTGTCAGGAATGTACTAAATGGTTGATACTAAGAAGTAAGAACCACATGATATTAGATTCAACATTGGCCTCTAATGATTCATACGTTGCATCCGATCTTTGCTTTGATGCATACCATTGGCACAGCAGATTTTGAGGCAATAACCATCCAAAGCAAGAAACTAGCATCCAATGCTAATTCCTATGCAGGCTTGCTTCATGTAGTTTTCTATGGGTCACCATATATGCAATTTTTCCCTCAAAAACTTCATCAGCATTTCAGTATGAATGTTTGGAAGATTAGGTCATGTCTGCATTCCTGATAAATGTTCTCAATCTccatcaaaaattatatttttttgatatcgaatttgaaagttcaaatctttccaaacaaaaaaaagagaggggagtgcgaaaatttcagaactaatTTCGCCATTGTTTAATCCTATTAACTTAAGGAAACTGCTCTTTTCTTCCAAAGAAAAAAGTAGATAATCAGTCACTTTTGTTAACAGTTTAGAAAATCTAGCAATCAATGATTTCTCTGATCCAAACTAACCAAGGGATAAGACATTACAAGTTATTTTAGAACTTTATCTAAAAATTACTCAAATTTCATTTGCATGATACGTTATTTTGCTTTCAGGTAACTTTTTCTTAGCTTTTCTGCAATTTGTGTGGCATCTATTCTGTTTGTTGCAAAAGTAGTACCAGAAACTAAAGGTAGGACCttggaagagtttcaagcaTCCATGAATTCCTACAGATGAACATTTTTAGGGACAACCAATTTGTTGTCGTAAGCAATTCAGCAAGCTTTAGGGCAATCTTTGAAACCAATTTCTCTAAATAATCGATCTATGTCAAATGACATCTCAATCAAGCAATCATCGATGGTGATTACTGTGATTTTGTGACAGTATTTCCGAAAGATTATTGTGAGGTTTGATGTTCCTGCAAGGAAACTTCTGCTTTAGAGAGTGAAATGAGAGAAGAAACTTGCGTACGTTGGAGGCCGGGGTGATTTTTTGCATTTATATAACACAAAGCCTCTTGCTTCTATTAATATTGCGATGGAAATAAGTAACATTAGTTTCCAATCCATCCTTCAATTGGACTTTTCCTGAGAAGAAAGTATTCTTATATATAATAAGCCAGTATAGCAAACGACAACAACAAAAAACAACATTATTGGATAGTCTCATTGTTCacaaattataataatatattctcAGATCGATACCTCCGTAACATTTATCATAAAACTTATGGTGAAAAGATCAAATAACATTTGATATCTGAAGCCAAAGGCTGCTCATTTCTTCCAGAGTGGTCAAAAAAAATTAGTCTCCAGTCTATTACCAGGGAGATATCAGACTGTTATAGTGGATTTTATGAATATGTTATCATAAAAATTATAGTGAGAACATCACATAAGCTGATATGACATCTACTGATGCAACAGAAGACCCACCAAGAGTTGGTGTACCCTAAAACCGATGGGCGCCCATGGTTTggcaaggggaaaaaaaaaggaaaaccttAGTCTGTCATAAAGTTGCCATCTAAGACTGTTACATATATTAAACGACAGAGGGTCATAAGAAGCCAATCCACAATTTGAAAGACCCACCCCTAATCTACATACTGTAACATCCATAACTCctcctaaaaaaagaaaaaaaaaaaaaagccttcaTAGTCCTCCTCCCATACTCTTCGAGCCTCGTATGCTCCTCCAAATCTATATAGATCATAGATCGAATCAATTCAGATCTATGTCATTTATAATAATTCAAAACATTACTCGAAAAAATAGCAAAAAGtggtatttaaattttttaatacttTATACTTACCAAGATGTATAgttaatatgggactaaatagaTTCTGCATAATTCTTGCACATAACTATAGAGAGATAAAAAGATCTACTTATTAATAAAAAAGAGTTTGgtaatgttaaaatatttgcagaagaagagaaaaataataatgaacgagagaaaaatataattttatttttctattttattatattcgaTACATCTTAGGAGTTATATTAACTTGTATACAAATTCtatacataaaaaataatataagctgatatacatttatgctaataaaaaaaaataattttttctgatGGAGGTTGTTATGTGATTCATAAAATCAttctaacaaagaaaaataataccgGCTAGTATAGAATtatgttaataaaaaaataatactaataatataaaattatactaataaaaaataatataaattaatataaattattatgctatgttTAAAATTGTGCTAAAAAGTAATTCTAGCTGAGCACAAGAGAATCTTTTGTATATAAAAGAAAATCGTCGAGCACTTATACTTCCAGTCCGGTCCACACAGAAATGAATAAATACAGCTGTACACCATTGCTTTCGCGGCATTGACCGACGAACCGCACCTTGGAATGGCCTCTTTTTGAGACTTGGTCTCCCCTTTTGCTTTCTCGATGGGAATAAACACGCTTTTTGAGAGCTTATCTTTTATCTTTATTCATTTCTTTTTCCCGTAGCAAGGAtgggagctttttttttttttttttcttcacccTTACCCTCACTTTCTTTTGGTCCACGGTGTGATCTCGACAACCGCTTTGGTCTTTTACATAACATCCATTGCATCTTATCATGAGAAGGGTTAAACAATATaatttcttttgtcatgacaaAAGAGTCCAAATAACAGCTGTTTGAGGGTGTTTCATGTCATAGCCCAATGAGcttgtaaaaaaatataaaatatataaataaatttattttattttatcaacTTAAGTTTTTAAGATAAATGATGATTTCAACATGATATCAGAGTAGAAGTTTTGAGTTCGAACCTTATCTTCATACTATTTAATctcattattaaaaaatttcatatGTTAGGCTcatccattaaaaaaaatccGGCCTACATATGAAGGAGAGtgtgaaaaaatataaaatatataaataaatctatcttatCCTATtagcttaaatttttagaataaaTGGTGATTTTAATGGAGCTTATAAATGAGAGGCCCAATTTGCTTGTTGTTGGGGGACCATTGGCTGCCTTAGATCCTTCATGTGACCAGTGGCTCCCAGTTTAACCATACATCTTTCCTCAGCTAAATATGAACAATGGAACAGGATGAATATATATGaaccttttttattttgttataaaCATTTGTGCATTTCTTGCACAATTACTTGCCATTAATTGATGGATAGATGATTGAACTGAATCCTCCATTTCATGTACAAGATAGAGAATTTAATTTAGCTGAATTCCATCATGATAGATATTGACAGTACATAACCACCTAGCATGGCTTATGGATTTAAATATGAGAGAGGAAGCAGTGGGGGTGGGGGGAGGGGTTTGGTTGTtccctctcctagaaattgaagaGAAACAAGTCCTCTAAATTATTGTGATGCAGCATTTTGGCTCTTTAAATGGTGCTGAAATTTACTTTGACTGCTCTTTAACTTTTGCTTTTGCCATAAACAACTGCACTCATTCAGCTGTATTTTTCTTAATCTGTAATACCTTTCATaatcttttcatttcttttgtttCATAAAAATGGTGAACACACTTCCATGATTGAAAGTGTATATAATTTTCTGGCCTCATCTCTGCATATACATTGCGTCTACCATAATTGATACGCTTACATTGCATCTACTATAATTGATACCCTTTGGAACTGACTACTGTCGATATGAAATATCCGTCAATTAGACCCTCTCACAAAGCCTCCATTCTATCAATGGAAGTCTGCTACATAGCCAGTCCAGAAGTGCATGGGGAGtccttcaaatttcaaaatatccCCCCAAGTAGCAGCAATACCTCGCTCATGATTGCAAATAGTTTCTCTAAATCACGCCTGCGAGATACGTAGGGCATGATGCGCGAGACATAATGCACGCATGAAACAACTATAAGTAATCCTCAGAACATGAGGGGGCTTGCCAAAGACGGCCAATCTGCATGCCTGAATCCCTTAGTGATAGGTACTGGCCCTTACCTATATAATCTAATTCCAAGAGATCCTTCAGGTAAGTGCTTTTGAGCTCTCACACGTCTTTATGTTATTGTTCTGCCACTCTTATAACCTTTACCGTTCCCTAAGAGTTTTTATAACTTACACATTGAAGGATCTCTTATCGGACACTTTCTGGCAAAAGAATTTCTTCGTTTTTGCTATTTTAGGTCAAGCCTAATATTGAAGCAAGGATCCGATTACAATCTTTGCTTCCTACCACTATCTCAAGTATGCTTTAACTTTTTGTTGATCTTTACAGCTAGAGCAGTCGATCATCGAGCCCTTTGGTAACTTTATTAGCTTAGTGCCTCAATCATATCGATTGTCAACGGCAACTTATTTGGCCTAGATGATTAACTAAAGATCTCCACTAACCATTATATTGTAGAAATAGATATCCACCCATTGGTTCAACTCCATCTCTCTAGAGGAGAAAAACCAACTAAAAAAGAGAGTATTGGTCTAATTAGGtaataaaaaaatgtaattaTGCTATCATTTTTTTAACTTAATGGTGCGAACATTATCCATTACAATTACTTAGATCAAATAATTGAAGTTCAACACCGACGAGATTCTAATCCATAACCCCCTCTCATATAGAGAAGGGGTAAATTACTAGACCAGAGCGGCCATCACTTGATTATATCTCCCCATACATTTTCTCATATATGATACATGCATTTGAACCTAGTCTTTTATATCGAGATGTTAGTTTGTGTTGATATCATATATATCGGCcaatataaattaataaaaatatgagaaaTGGGTTAAGACGACATATTCATGCTGATCAATATCTTCAAATCActtttctgcttttaaatcaaaattttaattaataaattcCAAATCAATACCCagatataatttttaatattagtcaaaatttcaatatttctatcaaaatataGATAAAGATCTCGAAAAATACcagttatatttaaatttttgctAAGATAAACTGCTATCTCGGTTCATCTCGCCCTCAACCACTGATTGATGGAAATCCAAAAATCTTGCCTTTTTACATAATATGTGCCAAGCAACAGCAAACCCTCAAAAAGTGTTacgtaataaaaaaaatttccatCCGAGTAAAATCTCAATCATAAATCTCATGAATCAATGGCAACAACCCTTCCTCTAATTtctgctcctttttttttttggtacaatagtTGCTCATATTACTGTGATGAGTGTGCAACtagcaaaatcaaaaaaaagaaaataacaaagCATTGAAGGGGTGATCCAAATATGGCAAGAGAATCTCTCCAAAATATTGAGCGGCATAAGTGGCAATGCAACCGGTGGCTCTCTTGGTCTTTTGGTACAGCATTCCAACATCCCTCGGATATCACAGCACAATGGGGGTCTCTTTTAGGTGAGTCACGTTCATCGCACCACACTCTTAATTGCCATAGACCCAAGCTTACATCCAACAACTCCCAATATTTTGTAGAGAATACCGCAACGCTACTACTATTAAATTATCATTTTTAGAAACAATTGGCTCGTAGCACGGGTGGTTGATCGTAATGTTGGATGCTGGCGCTGTATAAGATATTCCCTGAATTATTATACATCTATTAACACAAAAATTACTAATATTCTATGACAATAATTGGACGCACTTCTTTCCACAAGTAGGGCCCACATACCAGTACACGAACGCTGCAAGATGCGATGCTCATGGTCcaaaggcttttttttttattttttttttaaaaaaatcgttGTTCTCTTTTTACGCGTCGATGACCCAGTAGTGGCAGACATCGTTTCGGTGGGTCCCACTTTTagggaaagagagaaggaagagtGGGGACGACCAGGACAAAACGACGTCAAGAAACGTTTTCTTTTCCGTTACAAGAATCTCTGACCGACCCGGCCGGCGAAGACCGGTTCAAGATGTACACGCGTCAACCATCCACCGGGGCTTCCAGGCCTTATCCTCGCCAACCTACTACGCCTTTCTCTCCATAAATTAAAGCTGGAAGCAACCGCGAAACCCTCACACCGCCCTCGCCATCTCTCTTATGAGGagtggaaaaaagaaagaaaaaaaagaaggaagcccGTTAGATTTAGAGATCGAAGAACCCACGCCGaaatctcttcttttctttataaACCCTCGCTCTTCGATCCAGAAGCCATCGAAATTTGTTGACTTGAAtcatttcttctctcttctttcttcttcttcgccATGGCAACGGAAGTCTTGCGGCCGCACGACGTCCTCATGGCCCAGCGGATGCGGCCCCTACCGGCCTTCCTCCCCCGCCGGAAACCTAACCCCAAGCCGTCGAGGAAGACGCCCTCGCCCCGGCCGGAGGCCAGAAAGAGGCGGGAGGGCTCCCCCAAGCCGGCAAAGTCCGGCGGAGCCGCCGCCGAGGCTGGAGGAAGCCGCCTGGTGGCGGGGCAGGTGAAGATCCTGAAGCGGGGCGAGTCGCCCGACGCGTTTAAAAAGCCGGAGATGGCGGCGGTGTTCGGAACGGGGAGGCTGGGGCCGGACCCGGAGATGGTCCCGAAGCAGATCAGGTTTGGGGATCCGAAGACCGCTGCCGTGGCcgcggcggcgacggcggatATGTACGCGGGCTCGGCGTTCGCGGTCTCGCCGTCGCCGAGCTCGCTGCCGCTGCCGAGTTTCTCCTTGAAGAAGGATGTGTCGGCGATCGTGGACTGTGCAAGTAAGGATCTCAGGCGTTTGCTCCGGCTGGAGTAGAGATcaaataaattagaaaatagaaaatgtttctttttttttcttttcggcaTGCTCTTCGGCTTTTCGTTCTTCTTGACTCTCTCCGTTTGCGTTTTAGGACAAACGGGATTTGGGGATGGAATGAGAGGTGCGATGGGGTGTTATATACGAATAATCAgggtgtaatttttttttttcttctgtatATTTGTATCTGTTCTTGTGGAAGGTAGGAGGAAAAAGGAGGAGGATGGGTTAAAGGTATGATCGAAGATGGAGCGGAATCAGCAATAAtgtattattaatatatatatatatatttatgacgTTAACTGCCCTCTCCACCCCGGTGGATGCGAAAATACAAGGTGCTTCAACTTTGTTTGGTATTCCATATGCAGGGGCGGCCCAACACATCTGGATGCCTAAGGCGAACCAATAAatgggattttttttaataataatttttttaataaatataaaatatttaaaaaatgatataaaaatGGATAGCTATTAagtatattattttaataaagaTACACGAATCTAATAAAAATAgataagaaatttttttaattttatataatttttgaatgggAGCATACAAAAGTAATTACCCTAAAAAAAGGGttatgaaactgattaaataattaaaatgaaactgattaaataattaAGATAATGCTTGACAATACTGTTTATCCCgtcaagcaagagcagaataagaaaaggtcatcccatcatcccatggcacttcatggctAAGATAAGAAAAGAATTTGTGAAGGAGCCTCCCTATAGAAAAAAAtaggggcattatggaaaattcactccatctaattaataaaagttccatcccaccatctccccatCAAGTGAGTACTCAAGCAGCAACTGCAGCATCACACAGCAGCCattgaaccccctccctccttttctctctgtaCCACCCAATAGGGGAGAAGAAACTgataggagaaaattaaaagaatctccaccctccaagaagtccatttccaatccccctttcttcttgatggcccagctgggtcaggagtaatgtgagggaaggaaaaccaagaccaaaaccaaaaaagagaagggataaaGATAAGAGTCgcttcaggcgtgtatcaagccaaccaaattcctcatctctctctctctctctctctctccccaaaacaaaactactgtccccaacttcccaaattgtccctctgcaggccagaaaactctccacctcccttccaaggaggaagactcgtagccagctcctgttcccgttttatatggggcctttgcttccttttagtCACGACGCAAGAaactttcctctctttttctcaaTCTCTTTGCTCCCTTCGCCTCCCAG encodes the following:
- the LOC103707539 gene encoding uncharacterized protein LOC103707539 — encoded protein: MATEVLRPHDVLMAQRMRPLPAFLPRRKPNPKPSRKTPSPRPEARKRREGSPKPAKSGGAAAEAGGSRLVAGQVKILKRGESPDAFKKPEMAAVFGTGRLGPDPEMVPKQIRFGDPKTAAVAAAATADMYAGSAFAVSPSPSSLPLPSFSLKKDVSAIVDCASKDLRRLLRLE